In Tachysurus fulvidraco isolate hzauxx_2018 chromosome 1, HZAU_PFXX_2.0, whole genome shotgun sequence, a single window of DNA contains:
- the tp53bp1 gene encoding TP53-binding protein 1 isoform X2 has protein sequence MDPGGSDLESSLPQTENPCLIVEDSQPESVALEDDPDSSYRALLSRRLSNLQPTSHSPVLELIASPSKGRCTESDCQTEKSNSVPEADRCPSNPSSAAEEQSQVFEVCSLPNTKRSNQEAMESGADSTTHCVQSDEGMSQFGLLELSESQGGNIERENIESDDEDVEETPVNLQPSNSQKTANQTGLKSSSRASDSQDDNFRKPEVSSSSASVPQRREGRELSVHAILHSRVSEAEEAEDEELMSSQDDLFDGEKNGSKVDSTVAVIENQQQQDPTCTPADLCLLHLSAQASLVQESLSQQSVDFVAATQEDPTQPALIVPDSPTGQENEQDFNEATEPAKETSGMQNDQAQKGQEEIMDVDPAPKPTESNVVSQNSPNFAFEKSLSLPTQPELSHDVFVPTPSLESGVCSPGPEALKKKEAPKESLSTIIDAEALKQPAGSSSSQVSTGFQLELDTENSVFDKKTQAFPVDDDSQATQIEEIQGSVGEGEEDCGVPVQHDEKTDKSSMDCGLNNAANVQGISQGPDLKTTENEECSSQKLSSQSSKGQNRQINDSVAKSQEISNTLASQKMNEMDLGKDLTLSSCSQSKEQSEKPTSTSPVPSQSQSQSVIFSHRSPPGEGEQEADGDQRPSQSFSQSHQPNLSISNTKNVDEEDDDKMDEGAVQSTSRNEGPGFDLTHSRSQIGSPEPMEDEGEVSQHAGSKDEESLSVIVLEESERVSQERQSIERSPVFRSSSQPLVVSPKEKFKPGKKPGSQPNSSGQSLQVATKTGANNTQASDGAPSGGSQVLNTANKSLSDSSGDLPFHFTLPREGELIGPSASATPPHVRQLKNTPLHSTPIETSIFRERTKADATRETTMAASEISVEESGEGEELAAQGGDGKLSLRMKVVTPVEDGSSGSERFSLQKPSLSDEEGTVSKATAVAKAVTSPQSIFTRVREVHKQLQVEDEEKEPSDLSVRATRPRSQTDLLNSENPDSAPGPVGNGTPGQSLQQTNGTAMHSEPLAAVQSSTAKEHEAPSTSGQSPHKSLISQRAVSQQSIMDLSSKASPLSKRAVSQQTSFDASGPQLPSGRGEPVTPSRSQSGPSHRRHVRTIQEVRTTITRIITDVYYEDGREVDRKVVEETEEPVVDRCVMDSDISPSRTGSSMTSGDLADVSSLSSKAASHFSSSGTSSGGPAPSRLTDFIMPSNRGAKPGRGGRSAQRGGAHGPTVSSSEDEHLARTNARVPSSRLDALNTTSPENSAGSGSSFVGLRVMAKWSSNSFFYSGTITRDLGENRFRLLFDDNQECEAQGKDILLCDPIPLEAEVTALTEEEYFNTGIVKAHKRQGAELLYCVEKDGQSTWYCRTAVILTMEQGSRLREQYGLGPYEPSTPQNMASDISLDNLVEGKRRRRGNGTGPGTPNSSSTNSPKTPAKRKLTSSTEDEKTPAKRGRRVGGARLGLKMAPCDTSGSGAELPSDPSDHLVMHGPLPESTSLFMGFVFMLTASSDNDMKSNQTTSDGEEEYVPTAPYNKQYTKRQLEAGGGMILPEFNEEQCKAAYQSLLIADKHCRTETYLLCVAGGVPCVSQIWVRDCCQEKKLMNYRNYLLPAGVGPEQRIIEWHVRCTPFKALKVLLVSEERVDLWTSLLTMCGSAKVQQHKISNNSSDTSVEGFDLVVSASPCPEEVLKCVMATNTPVVSLEWLVQCVICGERLAYSSQPEYNHDYSS, from the exons ATGGATCCAGGTGGAAGTGATCTGGAGTCAAGTCTGCCTCAGACTGAGAACCCCTGCCTTATTGTCGAAGACTCTCAGCCTGAAAGTGTGGCCTTGGAAGACGACCCTGACAGCAGTTACCGTGCCCTGCTCTCCCGCCGCCTTTCCAACCTCCAGCCAACTTCCCACAGCCCGGTGCTG gaACTGATTGCCTCTCCTTCTAAAGGCAGATGCACTGAAAGTGACTGCCAGACTGAAAAGAGTAACAGTGTACCAGAGGCTG accgTTGTCCATCTAATCCGAGTTCAGCAGCTGAAGAGCAGAGTCAAGTATTTGAAGTTTGCTCCCTTCCTAATACAAAAAG AAGTAACCAAGAGGCCATGGAGTCTGGGGCTGATTCCACCACTCACTGTGTACAATCTGACG agggaATGTCTCAGTTTGGCCTCCTGGAGCTGTCGGAGAGTCAGGGAGGAAATATCGAGAGAGAGAACATAGAGAGTGATGATGAGGATGTAGAGGAGACACCTGTCAACCTCCAACCATCAAACAGCCAGAAAACAGCCAACCAAA CTGGATTGAAAAGCTCTTCTAGGGCATCTGATAGTCAAGATGACAACTTTAGAAA gCCAGAGGTGAGCTCCAGCAGTGCCTCGGTGCCTCAGAGGAGAGAAGGCAGAGAGCTGAGTGTCCATGCCATACTCCACTCTCGGGTCTCTGAGGCTGAAGAGGCTGAAGACGAGGAACTTATGTCATCCCAGGATGATCTTTTTGATGGAGAGAAAAATG GCTCTAAGGTTGACAGCACAGTAGCAGTGATTGAgaatcagcagcagcaggaccCTACATGCACGCCTGCTGACCTTTGTCTGCTGCATCTGTCTGCTCAGGCATCACTGGTGCAGGAGAGCCTTTCCCA GCAGTCTGTTGATTTTGTGGCAGCCACACAAGAGGACCCGACTCAACCAGCGCTTATTGTCCCTGATTCACCCACAGGACAGGAAAATGAGCAAG ATTTTAACGAGGCCACTGAACCAGCAAAGGAAACATCTGGGATGCAAAATGACCAAGCACAAAAAGGGCAGGAAGAAATAATGGATGTGGATCCTGCCCCAAAGCCCACAGAGTCCAATGTAGTATCTCAGAATTCCCCAAATTTTGCCTTTGAGAAAAGCCTGTCCTTGCCAACACAGCCTGAACTTTCACAT GATGTTTTTGTGCCTACACCATCTTTGGAATCTGGTGTCTGCAGTCCAGGTCCAGAGGCTTTGAAGAAAAAGGAAGCACCAAAAGAAAGTCTGTCTACAATCATCGACGCAGAAGCGTTAAAACAACCTGCTGGCAGCTCGTCTTCTCAAGTGTCTACAGGTTTCCAGTTGGAGCTGGACACTGAAAATAGCGTTTTCGATAAGAAAACTCAAGCTTTCCCTGTGGATGATGACAGTCAGGCCACACAGATTGAGGAAATTCAAGGGTCTGTAGGAGAGGGTGAGGAGGACTGTGGTGTCCCTGTGCAGCACGATGAGAAAACGGACAAAAGCAGCATGGATTGTGGCCTTAATAATGCTGCTAATGTACAAGGAATTTCCCAGGGGCCTGACCTGAAAACCACAGAAAATGAAGAATGTTCCTCTCAAAAGTTGTCCTCACAGTCTTCAAAGGGGCAGAACAGGCAAATAAATGATAGTGTGGCTAAATCTCAGGAGATTTCCAACACTCTAGCCTctcagaagatgaatgaaatggATTTGGGGAAAGATCTGACGTTGAGTAGTTGCTCACAAAGCAAAGAACAGTCAGAGAAACCAACTAGCACATCTCCTGTTCCATCTCAGTCCCAATCCCAATCCGTCATATTTTCTCACAGGAGTCCTCCAGGTGAAGGAGAACAGGAAGCTGATGGTGACCAAAGACCGAGCCAATCCTTCTCTCAAAGTCACCAACCTAACTTGAGTATCAGCAACACTAAGAATGttgatgaggaagatgatgacaaAATGGATGAAGGGGCGGTACAGAGCACTAGCAGGAACGAAGGCCCTGGATTCGACCTGACGCATTCTCGGAGCCAGATCGGTTCTCCGGAGCCGATGGAGGACGAAGGGGAAGTCTCCCAACATGCAGGCAGCAAGGACGAGGAGAGCCTCAGTGTCATAGTCCtagaggagagtgagagagtctCTCAGGAGCGACAGAGTATTGAGAGGTCACCGGTGTTCAGAAGTTCCTCACAGCCTCTCGTTGTCTCCCCGAAGGAGAAATTTAAGCCTGGCAAAAAGCCAGGCTCCCAGCCAAACAGCTCAGGCCAGAGTTTGCAGGTGGCCACAAAAACTGGTGCCAATAACACACAAGCTAGTGATGGAGCACCCAGTGGAGGATCACAAGTCCTGAATACAGCCAACAAAAGCCTGAGTGACAGCTCTGGAG ATCTTCCATTCCACTTCACACTTCCCAGAGAAGGAGAGCTGATTGGGCCTTCAGCGAGCGCAACTCCTCCACACGTCAGGCAGCTAAAGAACACACCGCTCCACAGCACACCTATCG AAACTAGTATATTCCGTGAGAGGACCAAGGCCGACGCCACCCGCGAGACGACAATGGCTGCCAGCGAGATCTCTGTCGAGGAGAGTGGTGAAGGAGAGGAGCTGGCAGCACAGGGGGGTGATGGGAAACTAAGTCTCCGAATGAAGGTGGTGACTCCCGTAGAAGATGGCAGCTCAGGGTCTGAGCGTTTCAGCCTACAAA AACCGTCCTTATCAGACGAGGAAGGCACAGTTTCCAAGGCTACCGCTGTTGCCAAGGCTGTAACCAG CCCTCAATCCATCTTTACTCGTGTCCGTGAGGTTCACAAGCAGCTACAGGTGGAGGATGAAGAGAAGGAGCCCAGTGATCTGTCAGTCAG AGCTACTAGACCACGGAGTCAAACTGACCTCCTGAACAGCGAGAACCCCGATTCCGCTCCTGGGCCAGTAGGTAATGGTACACCAGGGCAGTCGTTACAGCAGACCAACGGCACTGCCATGCACTCAGAGCCTCTGGCTGCGGTACAGTCCTCCACAGCTAAAGAGCATGAAGCTCCTAGCACTTCTGGGCAGTCACCTCACAAGTCACTCATAAGCCAGAGAGCTGTGTCTCAGCAATCCATCATGGACTTGTCCTCGAAAGCAAGTCCTCTCAGCAAA AGAGCCGTATCCCAGCAGACCAGCTTTGATGCGTCTGGACCACAGCTCCCATCAGGCAGG GGCGAGCCAGTCACTCCGAGCCGCTCACAATCGGGTCCTTCTCACCGCAGACACGTCCGCACCATTCAAGAAGTGCGCACTACTATCACTCGCATTATTACTGACGTGTATTACGAAGATGGCAGGGAGGTGGACCGTAAGGTTGTTGAG GAGACTGAGGAGCCAGTGGTGGATCGCTGTGTCATGGACAGCGACATTTCTCCCTCACGTACCGGAAGCTCCATGACCTCAGGAGACCTGGCTGATGTGAGCTCGCTTTCGTCCAAGGCCGCGTCTCACTTCAGCTCCAGCGGGACCAGCAGTGGAGGTCCAGCTCCCAGCAGGTTGACCGACTTCATCATGCCTTCCAACCGAGGAGCGAAGCCTGGCAG AGGTGGAAGGTCAGCTCAGAGAGGAGGTGCTCACGGCCCAACCGTGTCTTCGTCAGAAGACGAGCATCTCGCTCGTACAAATGCCCGCGTCCCCTCTAGTCGTTTGGATGCACTGAACACCACGTCCCCTGAGAACAGTGCAGGGAGCGGCAGCAGCTTCGTTGGACTGCGTGTGATGGCCAAGTGGTCATCCAATTCATTTTTCTACTCTGGGACCATTACTCGGGACCTGGGAGAGAACCGCTTTCGCCTACTGTTTGACGACAATCAGGAGTGTGAGGCACAGGGGAAGGACATCCTGCTGTGTGATCCCATTCCGCTGGAGGCCGAGGTCACGGCCCTGACTGAGGAGGAGTACTTTAACACAG GTATAGTGAAGGCACACAAACGCCAAGGTGCCGAGTTGCTGTACTGCGTAGAGAAAGATGGACAGAGCACATGGTACTGCAGGACTGCAGTGATCCTCACCATGGAGCAGGGAAGCCGCCTGAGGGAACAATATGGCCTCGGGCCTTACGAACCTTCTACGCCTCAGAACATGGCATCCGATATCAGCCTCG ATAACCTTGTAGAAGGAAAACGGCGGCGTCGCGGAAATGGGACTGGGCCGGGAACACCAAACAGCAGCTCCACAAACAGCCCAAAAACCCCAGCCAAAAGGAAACTTACAAGCTCCACAGAGGACGAGAAGACACCAGCGAAGAGAGGGCGCAGAGTGGGTGGGGCCAGATTGG GTTTGAAAATGGCTCCATGTGACACCTCTGGGAGTGGAGCTGAGCTGCCTTCTGACCCCAGTGACCACCTGGTGATGCACGGCCCTCTTCCTGAGAGCACGTCCCTCTTTATGGGCTTTGTCTTCATGCTCACTGCATCCTCTGACAACGACATGAAGTCTAACCAGACTACCAGCGATGGAGAAGAAG AATATGTACCGACAGCTCCATATAACAAGCAGTACACTAAGAGGCAGTTGGAGGCTGGTGGAGGAATGATTCTGCCTGAATTCAATGAAGAACAA tgtaaagcaGCGTACCAGAGCCTGTTGATTGCTGATAAGCATTGCCGTACGGAGACGTACCTGCTGTGTGTGGCAGGTGGAGTTCCCTGTGTGTCTCAGATCTGGGTGCGAGACTGCTGTCAAGAGAAGAAGCTGATGAACTACAGGAA
- the tp53bp1 gene encoding TP53-binding protein 1 isoform X1, producing the protein MDPGGSDLESSLPQTENPCLIVEDSQPESVALEDDPDSSYRALLSRRLSNLQPTSHSPVLELIASPSKGRCTESDCQTEKSNSVPEADRCPSNPSSAAEEQSQVFEVCSLPNTKRSNQEAMESGADSTTHCVQSDEGMSQFGLLELSESQGGNIERENIESDDEDVEETPVNLQPSNSQKTANQTGLKSSSRASDSQDDNFRKPEVSSSSASVPQRREGRELSVHAILHSRVSEAEEAEDEELMSSQDDLFDGEKNGSKVDSTVAVIENQQQQDPTCTPADLCLLHLSAQASLVQESLSQQSVDFVAATQEDPTQPALIVPDSPTGQENEQDFNEATEPAKETSGMQNDQAQKGQEEIMDVDPAPKPTESNVVSQNSPNFAFEKSLSLPTQPELSHDVFVPTPSLESGVCSPGPEALKKKEAPKESLSTIIDAEALKQPAGSSSSQVSTGFQLELDTENSVFDKKTQAFPVDDDSQATQIEEIQGSVGEGEEDCGVPVQHDEKTDKSSMDCGLNNAANVQGISQGPDLKTTENEECSSQKLSSQSSKGQNRQINDSVAKSQEISNTLASQKMNEMDLGKDLTLSSCSQSKEQSEKPTSTSPVPSQSQSQSVIFSHRSPPGEGEQEADGDQRPSQSFSQSHQPNLSISNTKNVDEEDDDKMDEGAVQSTSRNEGPGFDLTHSRSQIGSPEPMEDEGEVSQHAGSKDEESLSVIVLEESERVSQERQSIERSPVFRSSSQPLVVSPKEKFKPGKKPGSQPNSSGQSLQVATKTGANNTQASDGAPSGGSQVLNTANKSLSDSSGDLPFHFTLPREGELIGPSASATPPHVRQLKNTPLHSTPIETSIFRERTKADATRETTMAASEISVEESGEGEELAAQGGDGKLSLRMKVVTPVEDGSSGSERFSLQKPSLSDEEGTVSKATAVAKAVTSPQSIFTRVREVHKQLQVEDEEKEPSDLSVRATRPRSQTDLLNSENPDSAPGPVGNGTPGQSLQQTNGTAMHSEPLAAVQSSTAKEHEAPSTSGQSPHKSLISQRAVSQQSIMDLSSKASPLSKRAVSQQTSFDASGPQLPSGRGEPVTPSRSQSGPSHRRHVRTIQEVRTTITRIITDVYYEDGREVDRKVVEETEEPVVDRCVMDSDISPSRTGSSMTSGDLADVSSLSSKAASHFSSSGTSSGGPAPSRLTDFIMPSNRGAKPGSPRRGGRQVVGSELTGVWGSLSTAPLSPRGHGRRGRPPSRGPLSRGGRSAQRGGAHGPTVSSSEDEHLARTNARVPSSRLDALNTTSPENSAGSGSSFVGLRVMAKWSSNSFFYSGTITRDLGENRFRLLFDDNQECEAQGKDILLCDPIPLEAEVTALTEEEYFNTGIVKAHKRQGAELLYCVEKDGQSTWYCRTAVILTMEQGSRLREQYGLGPYEPSTPQNMASDISLDNLVEGKRRRRGNGTGPGTPNSSSTNSPKTPAKRKLTSSTEDEKTPAKRGRRVGGARLGLKMAPCDTSGSGAELPSDPSDHLVMHGPLPESTSLFMGFVFMLTASSDNDMKSNQTTSDGEEEYVPTAPYNKQYTKRQLEAGGGMILPEFNEEQCKAAYQSLLIADKHCRTETYLLCVAGGVPCVSQIWVRDCCQEKKLMNYRNYLLPAGVGPEQRIIEWHVRCTPFKALKVLLVSEERVDLWTSLLTMCGSAKVQQHKISNNSSDTSVEGFDLVVSASPCPEEVLKCVMATNTPVVSLEWLVQCVICGERLAYSSQPEYNHDYSS; encoded by the exons ATGGATCCAGGTGGAAGTGATCTGGAGTCAAGTCTGCCTCAGACTGAGAACCCCTGCCTTATTGTCGAAGACTCTCAGCCTGAAAGTGTGGCCTTGGAAGACGACCCTGACAGCAGTTACCGTGCCCTGCTCTCCCGCCGCCTTTCCAACCTCCAGCCAACTTCCCACAGCCCGGTGCTG gaACTGATTGCCTCTCCTTCTAAAGGCAGATGCACTGAAAGTGACTGCCAGACTGAAAAGAGTAACAGTGTACCAGAGGCTG accgTTGTCCATCTAATCCGAGTTCAGCAGCTGAAGAGCAGAGTCAAGTATTTGAAGTTTGCTCCCTTCCTAATACAAAAAG AAGTAACCAAGAGGCCATGGAGTCTGGGGCTGATTCCACCACTCACTGTGTACAATCTGACG agggaATGTCTCAGTTTGGCCTCCTGGAGCTGTCGGAGAGTCAGGGAGGAAATATCGAGAGAGAGAACATAGAGAGTGATGATGAGGATGTAGAGGAGACACCTGTCAACCTCCAACCATCAAACAGCCAGAAAACAGCCAACCAAA CTGGATTGAAAAGCTCTTCTAGGGCATCTGATAGTCAAGATGACAACTTTAGAAA gCCAGAGGTGAGCTCCAGCAGTGCCTCGGTGCCTCAGAGGAGAGAAGGCAGAGAGCTGAGTGTCCATGCCATACTCCACTCTCGGGTCTCTGAGGCTGAAGAGGCTGAAGACGAGGAACTTATGTCATCCCAGGATGATCTTTTTGATGGAGAGAAAAATG GCTCTAAGGTTGACAGCACAGTAGCAGTGATTGAgaatcagcagcagcaggaccCTACATGCACGCCTGCTGACCTTTGTCTGCTGCATCTGTCTGCTCAGGCATCACTGGTGCAGGAGAGCCTTTCCCA GCAGTCTGTTGATTTTGTGGCAGCCACACAAGAGGACCCGACTCAACCAGCGCTTATTGTCCCTGATTCACCCACAGGACAGGAAAATGAGCAAG ATTTTAACGAGGCCACTGAACCAGCAAAGGAAACATCTGGGATGCAAAATGACCAAGCACAAAAAGGGCAGGAAGAAATAATGGATGTGGATCCTGCCCCAAAGCCCACAGAGTCCAATGTAGTATCTCAGAATTCCCCAAATTTTGCCTTTGAGAAAAGCCTGTCCTTGCCAACACAGCCTGAACTTTCACAT GATGTTTTTGTGCCTACACCATCTTTGGAATCTGGTGTCTGCAGTCCAGGTCCAGAGGCTTTGAAGAAAAAGGAAGCACCAAAAGAAAGTCTGTCTACAATCATCGACGCAGAAGCGTTAAAACAACCTGCTGGCAGCTCGTCTTCTCAAGTGTCTACAGGTTTCCAGTTGGAGCTGGACACTGAAAATAGCGTTTTCGATAAGAAAACTCAAGCTTTCCCTGTGGATGATGACAGTCAGGCCACACAGATTGAGGAAATTCAAGGGTCTGTAGGAGAGGGTGAGGAGGACTGTGGTGTCCCTGTGCAGCACGATGAGAAAACGGACAAAAGCAGCATGGATTGTGGCCTTAATAATGCTGCTAATGTACAAGGAATTTCCCAGGGGCCTGACCTGAAAACCACAGAAAATGAAGAATGTTCCTCTCAAAAGTTGTCCTCACAGTCTTCAAAGGGGCAGAACAGGCAAATAAATGATAGTGTGGCTAAATCTCAGGAGATTTCCAACACTCTAGCCTctcagaagatgaatgaaatggATTTGGGGAAAGATCTGACGTTGAGTAGTTGCTCACAAAGCAAAGAACAGTCAGAGAAACCAACTAGCACATCTCCTGTTCCATCTCAGTCCCAATCCCAATCCGTCATATTTTCTCACAGGAGTCCTCCAGGTGAAGGAGAACAGGAAGCTGATGGTGACCAAAGACCGAGCCAATCCTTCTCTCAAAGTCACCAACCTAACTTGAGTATCAGCAACACTAAGAATGttgatgaggaagatgatgacaaAATGGATGAAGGGGCGGTACAGAGCACTAGCAGGAACGAAGGCCCTGGATTCGACCTGACGCATTCTCGGAGCCAGATCGGTTCTCCGGAGCCGATGGAGGACGAAGGGGAAGTCTCCCAACATGCAGGCAGCAAGGACGAGGAGAGCCTCAGTGTCATAGTCCtagaggagagtgagagagtctCTCAGGAGCGACAGAGTATTGAGAGGTCACCGGTGTTCAGAAGTTCCTCACAGCCTCTCGTTGTCTCCCCGAAGGAGAAATTTAAGCCTGGCAAAAAGCCAGGCTCCCAGCCAAACAGCTCAGGCCAGAGTTTGCAGGTGGCCACAAAAACTGGTGCCAATAACACACAAGCTAGTGATGGAGCACCCAGTGGAGGATCACAAGTCCTGAATACAGCCAACAAAAGCCTGAGTGACAGCTCTGGAG ATCTTCCATTCCACTTCACACTTCCCAGAGAAGGAGAGCTGATTGGGCCTTCAGCGAGCGCAACTCCTCCACACGTCAGGCAGCTAAAGAACACACCGCTCCACAGCACACCTATCG AAACTAGTATATTCCGTGAGAGGACCAAGGCCGACGCCACCCGCGAGACGACAATGGCTGCCAGCGAGATCTCTGTCGAGGAGAGTGGTGAAGGAGAGGAGCTGGCAGCACAGGGGGGTGATGGGAAACTAAGTCTCCGAATGAAGGTGGTGACTCCCGTAGAAGATGGCAGCTCAGGGTCTGAGCGTTTCAGCCTACAAA AACCGTCCTTATCAGACGAGGAAGGCACAGTTTCCAAGGCTACCGCTGTTGCCAAGGCTGTAACCAG CCCTCAATCCATCTTTACTCGTGTCCGTGAGGTTCACAAGCAGCTACAGGTGGAGGATGAAGAGAAGGAGCCCAGTGATCTGTCAGTCAG AGCTACTAGACCACGGAGTCAAACTGACCTCCTGAACAGCGAGAACCCCGATTCCGCTCCTGGGCCAGTAGGTAATGGTACACCAGGGCAGTCGTTACAGCAGACCAACGGCACTGCCATGCACTCAGAGCCTCTGGCTGCGGTACAGTCCTCCACAGCTAAAGAGCATGAAGCTCCTAGCACTTCTGGGCAGTCACCTCACAAGTCACTCATAAGCCAGAGAGCTGTGTCTCAGCAATCCATCATGGACTTGTCCTCGAAAGCAAGTCCTCTCAGCAAA AGAGCCGTATCCCAGCAGACCAGCTTTGATGCGTCTGGACCACAGCTCCCATCAGGCAGG GGCGAGCCAGTCACTCCGAGCCGCTCACAATCGGGTCCTTCTCACCGCAGACACGTCCGCACCATTCAAGAAGTGCGCACTACTATCACTCGCATTATTACTGACGTGTATTACGAAGATGGCAGGGAGGTGGACCGTAAGGTTGTTGAG GAGACTGAGGAGCCAGTGGTGGATCGCTGTGTCATGGACAGCGACATTTCTCCCTCACGTACCGGAAGCTCCATGACCTCAGGAGACCTGGCTGATGTGAGCTCGCTTTCGTCCAAGGCCGCGTCTCACTTCAGCTCCAGCGGGACCAGCAGTGGAGGTCCAGCTCCCAGCAGGTTGACCGACTTCATCATGCCTTCCAACCGAGGAGCGAAGCCTGGCAG CCCCAGGCGAGGGGGTAGACAGGTAGTGGGGTCAGAGCTAACAGGTGTTTGGGGTTCTCTGTCCACTGCCCCGCTGAGCCCCAGAGGCCACGGGCGTCGAGGAAGACCCCCCTCACGTGGTCCACTGTCCAG AGGTGGAAGGTCAGCTCAGAGAGGAGGTGCTCACGGCCCAACCGTGTCTTCGTCAGAAGACGAGCATCTCGCTCGTACAAATGCCCGCGTCCCCTCTAGTCGTTTGGATGCACTGAACACCACGTCCCCTGAGAACAGTGCAGGGAGCGGCAGCAGCTTCGTTGGACTGCGTGTGATGGCCAAGTGGTCATCCAATTCATTTTTCTACTCTGGGACCATTACTCGGGACCTGGGAGAGAACCGCTTTCGCCTACTGTTTGACGACAATCAGGAGTGTGAGGCACAGGGGAAGGACATCCTGCTGTGTGATCCCATTCCGCTGGAGGCCGAGGTCACGGCCCTGACTGAGGAGGAGTACTTTAACACAG GTATAGTGAAGGCACACAAACGCCAAGGTGCCGAGTTGCTGTACTGCGTAGAGAAAGATGGACAGAGCACATGGTACTGCAGGACTGCAGTGATCCTCACCATGGAGCAGGGAAGCCGCCTGAGGGAACAATATGGCCTCGGGCCTTACGAACCTTCTACGCCTCAGAACATGGCATCCGATATCAGCCTCG ATAACCTTGTAGAAGGAAAACGGCGGCGTCGCGGAAATGGGACTGGGCCGGGAACACCAAACAGCAGCTCCACAAACAGCCCAAAAACCCCAGCCAAAAGGAAACTTACAAGCTCCACAGAGGACGAGAAGACACCAGCGAAGAGAGGGCGCAGAGTGGGTGGGGCCAGATTGG GTTTGAAAATGGCTCCATGTGACACCTCTGGGAGTGGAGCTGAGCTGCCTTCTGACCCCAGTGACCACCTGGTGATGCACGGCCCTCTTCCTGAGAGCACGTCCCTCTTTATGGGCTTTGTCTTCATGCTCACTGCATCCTCTGACAACGACATGAAGTCTAACCAGACTACCAGCGATGGAGAAGAAG AATATGTACCGACAGCTCCATATAACAAGCAGTACACTAAGAGGCAGTTGGAGGCTGGTGGAGGAATGATTCTGCCTGAATTCAATGAAGAACAA tgtaaagcaGCGTACCAGAGCCTGTTGATTGCTGATAAGCATTGCCGTACGGAGACGTACCTGCTGTGTGTGGCAGGTGGAGTTCCCTGTGTGTCTCAGATCTGGGTGCGAGACTGCTGTCAAGAGAAGAAGCTGATGAACTACAGGAA